Proteins from a single region of Nomascus leucogenys isolate Asia chromosome 21, Asia_NLE_v1, whole genome shotgun sequence:
- the MKRN2OS gene encoding MKRN2 opposite strand protein produces MHCAEAGKALIKFNHCEKYIYSFSVPQCCPLCQQDLGSRKLEDAPVSIANPFTNGHQEKCSFLLRPTQGTFLREYDGRSDLHVGITNTNGVVYNYSAHGVQRDGAGWEQSISIPLLQPNMYGMMEQWDKYLEDFSTSGAWLPHRYEEDHHNCYTYTLTFINCVLMAEGRQQLDKGEFTEKYVVPRTRLASKFITLYRAIQEHGFYVTDCPRQEVQPPEGGGLY; encoded by the exons ATGCACTGCgcagaggctgggaaggcttTAATTAAATTCAAccactgtgagaaatacatttatagcTTCAGTGTGCCCCAGTGCTGCCCTCTCTGCCAGCAGGACCTGGGCTCGAGGAAGCTGGAAGACGCACCTGTTAGCATCGCTAATCCATTTACTAATGGACATCAAGAAAAATGTTCATTCCTCCTCAGACCAACTCAGGGGACATTTCTTAG GGAGTATGATGGAAGGTCTGATCTTCATGTTGGAATAACTAACACAAATG ggGTTGTGTATAATTACAGTGCACACGGTGTCCAGCGAGATGGAGCAGGGTGGGAACAGAGCATAAGCATCCCATTACTGCAGCCCAACATGTATGGAATGATGGAGCAATGGGACAAGTACCTGGAAGACTTCTCCACCTCCGGGGCCTGGCTGCCTCACAG GTATGAAGAAGACCACCACAACTGCTACACTTACACACTCACGTTCATAAACTGCGTTCTGATGGCAGAAGGTAGACAGCAACTGGACAAGGGTGAATTTACGGAGAAGTACGTGGTCCCACGGACAAGGCTGGCATCCAAGTTCATCACACTCTACCGGGCGATACAGGAGCATGGTTTCTATGTCACTGACTGTCCCCGGCAGGAGGTGCAACCCCCTGAGGGTGGCGGTTTGTACTGA